From one Agathobaculum sp. NTUH-O15-33 genomic stretch:
- the moaC gene encoding cyclic pyranopterin monophosphate synthase MoaC, which yields MNLTHLDENGAARMVDVGEKAVSARMARAQAEIVMQPETLRLICAGRIEKGDVFSCARIAGIMAAKRTFELIPMCHPIPIDGVTVEFEVLDPTRVRVTATLRCTWKTGIEMEALTAASVAALTIYDMCKAVDRSMEIEAVRLNEKNGGRSGHFVNKCDKNME from the coding sequence ATGAACCTGACGCACTTGGATGAAAACGGCGCGGCGCGCATGGTCGATGTGGGAGAAAAGGCTGTTTCGGCGCGCATGGCGCGGGCGCAGGCCGAGATCGTCATGCAGCCGGAAACGCTGCGGCTGATCTGCGCCGGGCGGATCGAAAAGGGCGATGTATTTTCCTGTGCGCGCATCGCGGGCATTATGGCGGCAAAGCGCACGTTCGAGCTAATTCCCATGTGCCATCCGATACCGATCGACGGCGTGACCGTGGAATTTGAGGTGCTGGACCCGACCCGCGTGCGCGTGACCGCCACGCTGCGCTGCACTTGGAAAACCGGCATAGAAATGGAAGCGCTGACCGCCGCGTCCGTGGCCGCGCTGACGATCTACGACATGTGCAAGGCGGTGGACCGCTCCATGGAGATCGAAGCGGTCCGATTAAATGAAAAAAACGGCGGCAGATCGGGACATTTTGTCAACAAATGTGACAAAAACATGGAATAA
- a CDS encoding GntR family transcriptional regulator: MESIQPIKKRALYRDEIKEAIRGAIFSGELQPGDRIVETRWAKDLGVSQSPVREAIRELEIVGLIENIPYQGSFVRKITRKDVRDSYLVRMCLEQLGTQDACRLITDEQLVRVKESLDGMEKAAAVRDFDQYIRYDVDFHGRIMRVSPNEMLLRLWDQCNIREWTHFGTQYSEKTLDVLALRHERIYKALVARDEQAALEETRRHIAELVDELDERMAAEQN; encoded by the coding sequence ATGGAGTCAATCCAGCCAATCAAAAAACGCGCGCTGTACCGTGATGAGATCAAGGAAGCGATCCGCGGAGCCATTTTTTCCGGAGAATTGCAGCCGGGGGACCGTATCGTGGAGACCCGCTGGGCCAAGGATTTAGGCGTGTCCCAGTCGCCGGTGCGGGAAGCGATCCGCGAACTGGAGATCGTCGGTTTAATTGAAAACATACCGTATCAGGGATCGTTTGTGCGTAAGATCACCCGCAAGGACGTGCGCGATTCCTATTTGGTGCGCATGTGTCTGGAGCAGCTCGGCACGCAGGACGCCTGCCGCCTGATCACCGATGAGCAGCTCGTGCGCGTCAAGGAGAGCTTGGACGGCATGGAAAAGGCCGCCGCGGTGCGCGACTTTGACCAATACATTCGGTACGATGTGGATTTCCACGGACGGATCATGCGCGTTTCACCGAATGAAATGCTGCTGCGCCTTTGGGATCAGTGCAATATCCGCGAATGGACGCACTTCGGCACGCAGTATTCCGAAAAAACCCTCGATGTGCTGGCCCTGCGCCATGAACGGATCTATAAGGCGCTGGTGGCGCGCGATGAACAGGCCGCGCTGGAGGAAACGCGGCGGCATATCGCCGAGCTGGTCGATGAATTGGACGAGCGGATGGCGGCTGAGCAGAATTAA
- a CDS encoding pyridoxal-phosphate dependent enzyme, translating to MEFTSIPRRGYVEQPTPLQKLPRFSEALGGPEIWIKRDDLLPFGGNKLRKLDYLMEDAVRAGADTIITASTNQCCHNEIVLLLARREGMRASLVMEAWGDPAYRFARSPERALYSLAGADAVETTTAPPSGPVESMPLAQRLREDARARGDSVYFMPRGGAGALGCCGYVRAAEELAAQWGADTPAAIVCPCGLGGTQAGLIVGLHRLGCRTRVIGVGVTGKSEAEMRVSVLAQCGELAKFLDLPPVPDEAVQCVEGYAGAGYAKPCGEQYRAMCRLARTEGVLTDPVYSGKALYGLTELVRRGAFPADGRVVFLHTGGMNLYYDYAALTQFEEG from the coding sequence ATGGAGTTTACCTCGATCCCACGGCGGGGGTATGTCGAACAGCCGACGCCGCTGCAAAAGCTGCCGCGCTTTTCGGAAGCGCTCGGCGGTCCGGAAATTTGGATCAAGCGCGACGATCTGCTTCCGTTCGGTGGCAACAAGCTGCGCAAGCTGGATTATTTGATGGAGGACGCCGTGCGCGCCGGCGCGGACACGATCATCACGGCGAGCACGAACCAGTGCTGCCATAACGAGATCGTGCTGCTGCTGGCGAGGCGGGAAGGCATGCGCGCGTCGCTCGTCATGGAGGCGTGGGGCGACCCCGCCTACCGCTTTGCGCGGTCGCCAGAACGCGCGCTGTATTCTTTGGCCGGGGCGGACGCGGTGGAAACGACGACCGCGCCGCCCTCCGGTCCGGTGGAAAGCATGCCGCTGGCGCAAAGGCTCCGGGAGGACGCGCGGGCAAGGGGCGACAGCGTTTACTTTATGCCGCGCGGCGGCGCGGGCGCGCTGGGCTGCTGCGGTTATGTGCGGGCGGCGGAAGAGCTTGCCGCGCAATGGGGCGCGGACACGCCGGCCGCTATCGTATGCCCTTGCGGTTTGGGCGGCACGCAGGCGGGGCTGATCGTCGGCCTGCACCGGCTGGGCTGTCGAACGCGGGTGATCGGCGTCGGCGTGACCGGGAAAAGCGAAGCGGAGATGCGCGTCTCTGTTCTGGCGCAGTGCGGGGAGCTGGCAAAGTTTCTGGATTTGCCGCCCGTGCCCGACGAGGCGGTACAGTGCGTCGAAGGCTATGCCGGGGCTGGCTATGCCAAGCCGTGCGGCGAGCAATATCGCGCGATGTGCCGCTTGGCGCGGACCGAGGGCGTGCTCACCGATCCGGTCTATTCGGGCAAGGCGCTCTACGGTTTGACCGAGCTGGTCCGCCGGGGCGCGTTCCCGGCGGATGGCCGCGTGGTGTTTTTACACACGGGGGGCATGAATTTGTACTACGACTATGCCGCTCTAACGCAATTTGAGGAGGGCTGA
- a CDS encoding xanthine dehydrogenase family protein molybdopterin-binding subunit, which yields MCNQGFCRADVMEKLTGAAKYADDLQFPRMLHAVTVRCPHPRARILEIDAAAALGMPGVAGVYTAKDVPGVNQPPYDKPMLADELVNSAGDGVAVVAAETREQAEAAAATVKVRYEPLPAVFDPVKALSDRSVVLYGDHNLACEHLVRKGDVEAGFAKADVVLERTYKTQRIQHSAIEGDVAVVVPEGGGITVYAPCKFPFNIKKSLAATCGLPQNRVRVIQPAVGGSFGGKDIDIVVIATRAAVAAMKTGRPCKMAWTREECMVEGTKRHPFRLTYRIGATRDGKITALRIDGVADAGAYRSRSLATIWRAAVEAAGPYEIENVHTHIRAAFTNNVYSDAVRGFGSPQVDFASESLIDELASELHIDPYTLRRKNMVREGSIGATGQTLTRVSLPQCLDRLEREFPLDEPVITPEGKYRARGIACLHRGESYGAAARDADVAGTDVRVQADGSVNIYTSISEVGQGAHAIMAKVCAGVLGVPLTDVTVCPVDTAYVPDSGATAGSRGTISGGNAVRLAAEAVRDAMAAVVAEQAGIPAAEIAFADGILTARGQTLTSFAEAAGLCALTGVRTDAHGQWVAPRTSWDFERAQGNTYYAFSYGAAGAEVEIDPVTGKIEVTDLLCLHDIGEIVNYPEACGQIAGGVAMALGYTLTERAEPENGVLKTRNFNTYLLPTAMDTKGVRALPLAEVPAENPLGVHGVGEASTALVAPAVANAIDRALGVRLRELPFTLEKVRAAVEQKRKEAQG from the coding sequence ATGTGTAACCAAGGCTTTTGCCGGGCCGATGTGATGGAAAAGCTGACCGGCGCCGCAAAATACGCGGACGATTTGCAGTTTCCGCGTATGCTGCACGCGGTGACCGTGCGCTGCCCGCATCCGCGCGCGCGCATATTGGAGATAGACGCGGCTGCGGCGCTGGGAATGCCGGGCGTGGCGGGCGTATATACCGCGAAGGATGTGCCCGGCGTCAACCAGCCGCCGTACGATAAACCGATGCTGGCGGACGAACTGGTCAATTCGGCGGGCGACGGCGTGGCGGTCGTCGCGGCGGAAACGCGCGAGCAGGCGGAAGCGGCTGCCGCTACGGTCAAGGTGCGGTACGAGCCGCTGCCCGCCGTGTTCGATCCGGTTAAGGCGCTGAGCGACCGCTCGGTCGTGCTGTACGGCGACCATAATCTGGCCTGCGAGCACCTTGTCCGCAAGGGGGATGTGGAAGCGGGTTTCGCGAAAGCCGATGTGGTGCTGGAACGCACCTATAAGACCCAGCGCATCCAGCATTCCGCGATCGAGGGGGACGTGGCCGTCGTCGTGCCGGAGGGCGGCGGCATCACGGTATACGCCCCCTGCAAGTTCCCGTTCAACATCAAGAAAAGCCTTGCCGCCACCTGCGGCCTGCCGCAAAACCGCGTGCGGGTGATCCAGCCCGCCGTGGGCGGTTCGTTCGGCGGCAAGGATATCGATATCGTCGTGATTGCAACGCGCGCGGCCGTGGCCGCGATGAAAACCGGCCGCCCGTGTAAAATGGCGTGGACGCGCGAGGAATGCATGGTCGAGGGCACCAAGCGGCACCCCTTCCGGCTGACCTACCGCATCGGCGCGACGCGGGACGGCAAGATCACCGCCCTGCGCATCGACGGCGTGGCCGACGCTGGCGCGTACCGTTCGCGCAGTCTGGCGACGATCTGGCGCGCGGCGGTCGAAGCGGCTGGCCCGTATGAAATTGAAAACGTGCATACCCATATTCGCGCGGCGTTCACCAACAACGTTTATTCGGACGCGGTGCGCGGTTTTGGCTCGCCGCAGGTCGATTTTGCATCCGAATCCCTGATCGACGAGCTGGCAAGCGAGCTGCATATCGATCCTTACACCCTGCGCCGCAAAAATATGGTGCGCGAAGGCTCGATCGGCGCGACCGGACAGACGCTGACCCGCGTCAGCCTGCCGCAATGCTTGGATCGGCTGGAACGGGAATTTCCGCTTGACGAGCCTGTCATTACGCCGGAGGGCAAATACCGCGCGCGGGGCATCGCCTGCCTGCATCGCGGCGAATCCTACGGCGCGGCCGCGCGCGACGCGGATGTGGCGGGGACCGATGTGCGGGTGCAGGCCGATGGCAGCGTCAATATTTATACCAGCATCAGCGAGGTGGGGCAGGGCGCGCACGCGATCATGGCCAAGGTGTGCGCCGGGGTACTGGGCGTGCCGCTTACCGATGTGACCGTGTGCCCGGTCGACACGGCCTATGTACCGGACAGCGGCGCGACCGCGGGCTCGCGCGGCACCATTTCGGGCGGCAACGCGGTACGGCTCGCGGCCGAGGCCGTGCGCGACGCAATGGCGGCGGTCGTTGCGGAGCAAGCCGGTATACCGGCCGCGGAAATCGCCTTCGCGGATGGGATCCTGACCGCGCGCGGGCAAACGCTTACCTCGTTTGCAGAGGCCGCGGGGCTGTGCGCGCTCACGGGCGTGCGCACGGATGCGCACGGCCAATGGGTCGCGCCGCGGACCAGTTGGGATTTCGAGCGGGCACAGGGCAATACCTACTATGCGTTCAGCTACGGCGCGGCCGGGGCCGAGGTGGAGATCGACCCGGTGACCGGCAAGATCGAAGTGACCGACCTGCTGTGCCTGCACGATATCGGCGAAATCGTCAATTACCCCGAAGCGTGTGGACAGATCGCGGGCGGCGTGGCAATGGCGCTCGGCTACACGCTGACCGAGCGGGCGGAGCCGGAAAACGGCGTTCTAAAGACCCGGAATTTCAATACCTATTTGCTGCCCACGGCAATGGACACCAAGGGCGTGCGCGCGCTGCCCTTGGCCGAAGTGCCGGCGGAAAACCCGTTGGGCGTGCACGGGGTGGGCGAAGCGTCCACCGCGCTGGTCGCGCCCGCGGTGGCGAACGCCATTGATCGCGCGCTGGGCGTGCGGCTGCGTGAATTGCCCTTTACCCTTGAAAAGGTGCGCGCGGCAGTCGAGCAAAAGCGAAAGGAGGCGCAGGGATGA
- a CDS encoding FAD binding domain-containing protein encodes MSAFYQPNSLEQALALLAREDAPTILAGGTDLVVQRREGRRAPAAYLDVTRLAALRGISETNDAVLLGAAVTFTEIERNALLRERFPVLCRAAASIGSPQIRSRGTAGGNVANASPAADLVPALTALDAVAHIQSAGGGRNVPVAELVTGASQNALGPGELIVSFAIPPLPPLTRQGFDKIGRRNALSIARLNGVCLLTAREGKIAGARLCIGAATDRPQRFTEAEAALAGQAPDDALFARVGALVSDTILRETGKRASSVYKLPVAADFTAALLRKTWEEGTT; translated from the coding sequence ATGAGCGCATTTTATCAGCCAAACAGCTTGGAGCAAGCGCTTGCGCTGCTTGCGCGAGAGGACGCGCCCACGATCCTCGCGGGCGGCACGGATCTGGTCGTACAGCGCAGGGAAGGACGACGCGCGCCCGCCGCGTATCTGGATGTGACGCGCCTTGCGGCGCTGCGTGGGATAAGCGAGACGAACGACGCGGTCTTGCTCGGCGCCGCCGTTACTTTTACCGAGATTGAGCGAAACGCGCTGCTGCGGGAGCGTTTTCCCGTTCTTTGCCGAGCGGCGGCTTCCATCGGTTCGCCGCAGATTCGCAGCCGTGGCACGGCGGGCGGCAATGTGGCAAATGCCAGCCCGGCGGCGGACTTGGTGCCCGCGCTGACCGCGCTGGACGCGGTGGCTCATATACAAAGCGCAGGCGGCGGCCGAAACGTTCCGGTGGCCGAGTTGGTGACAGGCGCCTCCCAAAACGCGCTGGGACCCGGCGAGCTGATCGTTTCATTTGCCATCCCGCCGCTGCCGCCGCTTACGCGGCAGGGCTTTGATAAGATCGGGCGGCGAAACGCCCTGTCTATCGCGCGGCTGAACGGCGTGTGCCTGCTCACCGCGCGGGAAGGAAAAATTGCCGGGGCGCGGCTGTGCATCGGCGCCGCGACCGACCGGCCCCAGCGCTTTACAGAGGCCGAGGCGGCGCTTGCGGGACAAGCGCCGGATGACGCGCTGTTTGCGCGCGTGGGGGCGCTTGTATCCGATACCATCCTGCGCGAGACCGGCAAGCGCGCGTCCAGCGTTTATAAGCTGCCGGTCGCGGCGGACTTTACGGCGGCGCTGCTTCGCAAAACATGGGAGGAGGGGACGACATGA
- a CDS encoding (2Fe-2S)-binding protein, whose translation MKLCFTLNDQAIAIDCDPAMTLLDLLRETLHLTGTKKSCGVGECGACTVIVDGEPVNACLFLAGQATGRTIYTVEGLQQDGELSRLQKAFLEQHAVQCGFCTPGMLMSAKALLLRDPHPTEAEIRRALSGNLCRCTGYDSIVHAVQAAAE comes from the coding sequence ATGAAACTGTGCTTTACGCTCAACGACCAAGCCATTGCAATCGATTGCGATCCCGCGATGACCCTGCTCGATCTGCTGCGGGAAACGCTGCATTTGACGGGCACCAAGAAAAGCTGCGGCGTGGGTGAGTGCGGCGCGTGTACGGTGATCGTGGATGGCGAACCGGTCAATGCCTGCCTGTTCCTCGCGGGACAGGCGACGGGCAGAACGATCTATACCGTGGAGGGCCTGCAGCAGGACGGTGAGCTCTCACGGCTGCAAAAGGCCTTTTTGGAACAGCACGCGGTCCAGTGCGGCTTTTGCACGCCGGGCATGTTGATGAGCGCCAAGGCGCTGCTGCTGCGCGATCCGCATCCGACCGAGGCGGAGATCCGGCGCGCGCTGTCCGGCAACCTGTGCCGCTGCACGGGCTATGATTCCATCGTGCACGCCGTACAGGCCGCGGCGGAATAA
- a CDS encoding GntR family transcriptional regulator translates to MSPTPRPATKERAAYEAIRSAIISGGLQPGQQVSIRDLAARFDLGRTPITDAMKRLAIEGWLESAPGVGTRVAALDLGDRYEYMQVRGAIEVLAARLCAEHIIPEAALDLDHCLAVARLAIDSQNWLRAIEADIEFHRLCAEKCGNRFLMEFYDRLLTQDERVFYRNLPDPDARIQSHAQHQAIVDAIKAGDADGAAVAAQRHTDTILQRLQSEQERH, encoded by the coding sequence ATGTCCCCCACGCCCCGGCCCGCCACCAAGGAACGCGCGGCGTATGAAGCGATTCGCTCGGCAATCATAAGCGGCGGCCTACAGCCCGGCCAGCAGGTATCCATCCGCGATCTGGCCGCGCGGTTTGATCTGGGCCGCACCCCAATTACGGACGCCATGAAGCGCCTTGCGATTGAGGGCTGGCTGGAAAGCGCGCCCGGCGTCGGCACGCGCGTCGCCGCGCTTGATCTGGGCGACCGCTATGAATACATGCAGGTGCGCGGCGCGATCGAGGTATTAGCCGCGCGGCTGTGCGCCGAGCATATCATCCCCGAGGCCGCGCTTGATCTGGACCACTGCCTAGCGGTGGCGCGGCTCGCCATTGACAGCCAGAACTGGCTGCGCGCGATCGAGGCCGATATCGAGTTCCACCGCCTTTGCGCGGAAAAGTGCGGCAACCGCTTTCTTATGGAGTTTTATGACCGCCTGCTCACGCAGGACGAGCGCGTATTTTACCGCAACCTGCCCGATCCGGACGCGCGCATCCAGTCGCACGCGCAGCATCAGGCGATCGTGGACGCGATCAAGGCCGGCGACGCGGACGGCGCCGCCGTCGCCGCCCAGCGGCATACCGATACGATCTTGCAGCGCCTGCAATCGGAGCAAGAGCGACATTGA
- a CDS encoding substrate-binding domain-containing protein, translating into MKRLVALLLSGMMTLGMLSGCGGGGEAGGDTPDPNAQAGGDAPASSSDIVVGFSTGAAGTTFRQEGIDDFTKVAEEYKAEGRIKDYKIVNNTTNWDSNEQANIIRDFINDDSINVIVVNPNSPTDLNGVLAEAVAAGKTVVAADCEVDVEGVYCVSIDHYAWGERVAKYICEALDGKGNVIQVYGGEGHPANNERIRATEDVLKNYPDINLVASTSGGWDNQVAKQVTSQILGGGTEIDGLITQDSMGFGCLTAFTDLGKCPKAAFIECGTANYKEYVKLKEEGKDIKVCSQPNPPSIVASGLRIAVNLAEDKQLDESKLGGLYGRACIYDVKNWYTDDNIADVEPLLEGKGDDYLLTEYWSEDEAQAFFK; encoded by the coding sequence ATGAAACGATTGGTAGCATTATTACTGAGCGGTATGATGACCCTTGGCATGCTGTCCGGCTGCGGTGGCGGCGGAGAAGCGGGCGGCGATACGCCGGACCCGAACGCGCAGGCGGGCGGCGATGCGCCCGCATCGTCGAGCGACATCGTGGTAGGCTTTTCGACCGGCGCGGCCGGCACCACGTTCCGTCAGGAAGGCATCGACGACTTTACCAAGGTCGCCGAAGAGTACAAGGCCGAAGGCCGTATCAAGGATTACAAGATCGTTAACAACACGACCAACTGGGACTCCAACGAACAGGCCAATATCATCCGCGACTTCATCAACGATGATTCCATCAACGTCATCGTGGTCAACCCGAACAGCCCGACCGATCTGAACGGTGTGCTGGCGGAAGCGGTAGCGGCGGGCAAGACGGTCGTCGCCGCCGACTGCGAGGTCGATGTGGAGGGCGTCTACTGCGTCTCGATCGATCATTACGCTTGGGGCGAACGCGTTGCCAAGTACATCTGCGAAGCGCTGGACGGCAAGGGCAATGTGATTCAGGTCTACGGCGGCGAGGGCCACCCGGCCAACAACGAACGTATCCGCGCGACCGAGGATGTGCTGAAAAACTATCCCGATATCAATCTGGTCGCTTCCACCAGCGGCGGCTGGGACAATCAGGTCGCCAAGCAGGTCACCTCTCAGATTCTGGGCGGCGGCACCGAGATCGACGGCCTGATCACGCAGGATTCGATGGGCTTCGGCTGCCTGACCGCGTTCACCGATCTGGGTAAGTGCCCCAAGGCCGCGTTTATCGAGTGCGGCACGGCCAACTATAAGGAATATGTGAAGCTCAAGGAAGAGGGCAAGGATATCAAGGTTTGCTCGCAGCCGAACCCGCCGAGCATCGTCGCGTCCGGCCTGCGCATCGCGGTCAATCTGGCCGAGGATAAGCAGCTCGATGAATCCAAGCTGGGCGGCCTGTACGGCAGAGCCTGCATCTACGATGTGAAGAACTGGTATACGGACGACAATATCGCCGACGTAGAGCCGCTTCTTGAGGGCAAGGGCGACGATTACCTGCTGACCGAGTACTGGAGCGAAGACGAGGCGCAGGCATTCTTTAAGTAA
- a CDS encoding sugar ABC transporter ATP-binding protein, whose amino-acid sequence MPLLTATGIKKLFGGVVALSNGNLTCEKGRITGLLGTNGSGKSTISKIITGVYGKDSGTIVYEGREIAYKNPNDAKMDGISMVFQNLSLIPDLTVWQNIVLGIEQKKGLFLNDRQAMELARGIIEDLKPGMDVTRRVGELNPGEQQITEIAKAISVRPKLLIFDEPTAALEQEEVKSLFRYMRKLADEGVAMIFTSHRLGEVMEICDDIVVFRNGENVGSMDFAKDGRDPEAIVRMITGENEGVEVTKEYRDIPDETVFSVENLNYGKFLRDVGFRLRRGEVLGIGGLAGQGQTELMLALAGNYRQARSIAQVDGKTVALNKPSNAVQNGVLLVPGDRQKEGSFQLGSIYYNMIYPKLGLKKQPLFTPKKKYRAEAEEICKALSVRARDIDVDMYTLSGGNQQKVVVGKWLPFDIKVLLLADPAKGVDVRAKKDLYDFIMNLVREKNMSVILYASDSDELISYCDRLLIMYEGEIVSELTGPEITEDNIVAQSMRVG is encoded by the coding sequence ATGCCATTATTGACAGCAACGGGAATCAAAAAGCTGTTCGGCGGTGTTGTCGCGCTGTCAAACGGCAACCTGACCTGCGAAAAGGGCAGGATCACGGGACTGCTCGGCACCAACGGCTCGGGCAAAAGCACCATTTCCAAGATCATCACCGGCGTTTATGGAAAGGACAGCGGAACCATTGTTTACGAGGGCCGCGAGATCGCTTATAAAAACCCGAATGATGCCAAAATGGACGGCATTTCCATGGTGTTCCAAAACCTCAGCTTGATACCGGATCTGACCGTTTGGCAAAATATCGTGCTGGGTATCGAGCAGAAAAAGGGGCTGTTTCTAAACGATCGGCAGGCCATGGAGCTGGCGCGCGGCATTATCGAGGATCTCAAGCCCGGCATGGACGTGACCCGCCGCGTGGGCGAGCTGAACCCGGGCGAACAGCAGATCACGGAAATCGCCAAGGCGATCTCGGTCCGTCCCAAGCTTCTCATTTTCGACGAACCGACGGCGGCGCTCGAACAGGAAGAAGTGAAAAGCCTGTTCCGCTATATGCGTAAGCTGGCTGACGAAGGCGTCGCCATGATCTTCACGTCCCACCGGCTGGGCGAGGTCATGGAGATCTGTGACGACATCGTCGTCTTTCGCAACGGGGAGAATGTCGGCTCAATGGACTTTGCAAAGGATGGCCGCGACCCGGAGGCGATCGTTCGGATGATCACGGGCGAAAACGAGGGGGTAGAGGTCACCAAGGAGTACCGCGACATTCCGGATGAGACCGTGTTCTCCGTTGAAAACCTAAACTACGGCAAATTCCTCAGAGACGTTGGCTTCCGGCTGCGCCGCGGCGAGGTGCTCGGCATCGGCGGCCTTGCGGGACAGGGCCAGACCGAGCTGATGCTCGCCCTCGCGGGCAACTACCGGCAGGCGCGCTCCATCGCGCAGGTGGACGGGAAAACGGTGGCGCTCAACAAGCCGTCGAACGCGGTGCAAAACGGCGTGCTGCTTGTACCGGGCGACCGGCAAAAGGAAGGCTCGTTCCAGCTCGGTTCGATCTATTACAACATGATCTATCCCAAGCTCGGTCTGAAAAAGCAGCCGCTTTTCACACCGAAAAAGAAATACCGCGCCGAAGCCGAGGAGATCTGCAAAGCGCTATCGGTACGGGCCCGCGATATCGATGTGGATATGTACACCCTGTCGGGCGGCAACCAGCAAAAGGTGGTCGTCGGCAAGTGGCTGCCGTTCGATATCAAGGTGCTGCTTTTGGCCGACCCGGCCAAGGGCGTCGATGTGCGCGCCAAAAAGGATTTGTATGATTTTATCATGAATCTGGTGCGCGAGAAAAATATGTCGGTCATTCTGTATGCGTCGGACAGCGACGAGCTGATCAGCTACTGCGACCGGCTGCTCATCATGTACGAGGGCGAGATCGTGTCCGAACTCACAGGGCCCGAGATCACCGAGGATAACATTGTGGCCCAGTCCATGCGTGTTGGCTGA
- a CDS encoding ABC transporter permease: MKEKKKRNWKTLAGRPEFSTLLMLAVMLVAIACLQKNFFTARTLLSYINAFTPLILLAMGQAVVIIAGGLDMSCGTSMALMLCVMTRVMNPDSPVTGVTALVAGLAVAVVIGLVNGIAVGYLRLPAVIATFATSYAWLGIALFVTPTPGGKQVKWFKAFYDMKQVPALAGIGRFVPTALLWIVLACVIWYLISRTRTGRYLYAVGSHNENAYASGINTAKIQTVAYIINAVFLYFAAVYYAGQNGAGSAHFGDTLTLQAIAAAVVGGVAMSGGKGNVFLAIAGALIMSFVSKIIFFANIPNAYQTLVSGLIIIAAIGVSAAYAASQKKAALKGGK, encoded by the coding sequence GTGAAAGAAAAGAAAAAACGAAACTGGAAAACGCTCGCGGGACGGCCCGAGTTTTCCACACTGCTCATGCTGGCCGTCATGTTGGTGGCGATCGCGTGCCTGCAAAAGAATTTCTTTACGGCGCGCACGCTTTTAAGCTACATCAACGCCTTCACACCGCTGATTCTATTGGCGATGGGGCAGGCGGTCGTGATCATCGCGGGCGGGCTTGATATGTCCTGCGGTACCTCGATGGCGCTCATGCTGTGCGTCATGACCCGCGTGATGAATCCGGATTCGCCGGTCACCGGCGTTACCGCGCTTGTAGCCGGTCTGGCGGTCGCGGTCGTCATCGGGCTGGTAAACGGCATCGCGGTCGGCTATCTGCGGCTGCCCGCCGTCATCGCGACCTTTGCGACCTCGTATGCGTGGCTCGGCATCGCCTTGTTTGTCACGCCCACACCGGGCGGCAAGCAGGTGAAATGGTTCAAGGCCTTTTACGATATGAAGCAGGTGCCCGCGCTCGCCGGGATCGGCCGGTTTGTGCCGACGGCGCTGCTGTGGATTGTGCTCGCATGCGTCATTTGGTACTTGATCAGCCGCACGCGTACTGGGCGCTATCTGTACGCGGTCGGCAGCCATAATGAAAACGCTTATGCAAGCGGCATCAACACCGCTAAAATACAGACCGTCGCCTACATCATCAACGCGGTGTTCCTGTATTTCGCGGCGGTTTACTACGCCGGACAAAACGGCGCGGGCTCGGCTCATTTCGGCGATACGCTCACCTTGCAGGCGATCGCCGCCGCCGTGGTCGGCGGCGTGGCGATGTCGGGCGGCAAGGGCAACGTGTTCCTCGCCATCGCGGGCGCGCTGATCATGAGTTTTGTCAGCAAGATCATTTTCTTCGCCAACATTCCGAACGCTTATCAGACGCTGGTCAGCGGCCTGATCATCATAGCGGCGATCGGCGTGTCGGCCGCCTATGCGGCTTCGCAGAAGAAAGCCGCGCTGAAGGGAGGGAAATGA